The DNA segment TCAATAATATCCACAAGCTGGGAAATAAGTCGCGTATGGGCATTCACATCTTGAAGGCTACGATTTGTAATTCCACTATGGATGTGAAGCGCAATGAATCCAATCTCACTATCCGGCAGGAGCACATCTAGCTTGTCGTACACAAACTCTCGAATGTCAGTTGCCACTTTAAATTCCTTCGGATAGGCAAGCTCTGTTTCTTTTAAAAATGGATTGACGATCGCTTGTCCTTGTTTAATACGTTTTATCGCATAAAATAAGTGATCAGTTAAAGCAACATGTATATGTTCAAAAAGGGTTGTTGAAAGCTTTTCTTCAATTAACTCAATCACATCGTTCATTAATGCTAAAAAGCCTTCATCTATATAGTGGATTAATTGCTGATACTGTTTTTGTTCGGATTCTTCTTTTAAAACAAAGAACTTCTCCGCTTGTTCTCTGCCGACTTCATCTCCAGATGCTTTTCCGAAGCCTAGGCCTTTTCCGATGAGGAC comes from the Alkalihalobacillus sp. FSL W8-0930 genome and includes:
- a CDS encoding transcription antiterminator; this encodes MLIVKKVLNNNVLVASHPDYDEVVLIGKGLGFGKASGDEVGREQAEKFFVLKEESEQKQYQQLIHYIDEGFLALMNDVIELIEEKLSTTLFEHIHVALTDHLFYAIKRIKQGQAIVNPFLKETELAYPKEFKVATDIREFVYDKLDVLLPDSEIGFIALHIHSGITNRSLQDVNAHTRLISQLVDIIEQRLQIKVDRTEINYLRLVRHLHFAIERIEEEKYLDPMEALKEVLQKEYPVCYNLSWNLIKVMQQSLKKQIPEGEAVYLTLHLQRLTQN